One segment of Schistocerca cancellata isolate TAMUIC-IGC-003103 chromosome 2, iqSchCanc2.1, whole genome shotgun sequence DNA contains the following:
- the LOC126156025 gene encoding uncharacterized protein LOC126156025 produces the protein MDLAVGGLQMISALDLPLEPMTPHVSDSLLWFVPLSPRTHWETIVTAIVPATALASSALIILSFCAGAILPFRHRVCTQWATQWFFPLFAALILVPVRQPRSCSARVLFIFWVLFSMLIQTVIQSAMTSYVTHPSYPQSIHSEEELAASGMTCATVEQAASFYRKVKRANSPEITKTCSPYLECIHRLLCERDIAMLASELNFRYTSGADMKIGTKYAFAPLPVAVNSAYRMVAFAKHRLLASLVNHKIQQVIEGNLISATMRRQMQKDRQDYTWCPTAFIKDSGSQAKILVFMAFRFQYLIMVACSLIVFAAELLHVKVSTVISRHRLKAHRHRRQ, from the coding sequence ATGGACCTGGCAGTGGGAGGACTGCAGATGATTTCTGCACTGGATCTGCCACTGGAGCCGATGACGCCCCATGTGAGCGACTCTCTGCTCTGGTTCGTGCCGCTGTCTCCACGAACTCATTGGGAGACCATTGTGACGGCCATCGTGCCAGCTACGGCGCTAGCATCATCTGCACTGATCATCTTGTCCTTCTGCGCTGGCGCCATACTGCCTTTTCGGCACCGAGTCTGCACGCAGTGGGCAACACAGTGGTTCTTCCCCCTCTTCGCTGCACTCATTTTAGTTCCCGTCAGGCAGCCAAGATCCTGCAGTGCCAGGGTGCTGTTCATCTTCTGGGTGCTGTTTAGCATGTTAATACAGACGGTAATACAGTCTGCCATGACCAGCTATGTTACGCATCCCTCTTACCCACAAAGTATACACTCGGAAGAGGAGCTTGCTGCTTCTGGAATGACATGTGCCACCGTTGAACAAGCTGCGAGCTTCTACCGCAAGGTTAAACGGGCCAATTCTCCGGAAATAACTAAGACATGTTCGCCGTATCTCGAGTGTATTCACCGTTTGTTGTGCGAGAGGGACATAGCAATGCTGGCCTCAGAGCTTAACTTTAGATATACATCAGGGGCAGACATGAAGATTGGTACCAAGTACGCTTTCGCTCCTCTACCTGTCGCTGTGAACTCAGCATATCGCATGGTAGCCTTCGCCAAACACCGGCTATTAGCTTCACTGGTGAATCATAAAATCCAGCAGGTGATAGAAGGAAACTTGATCTCTGCAACGATGCGTAggcaaatgcagaaagacagacAAGACTACACCTGGTGTCCCACTGCTTTCATCAAAGATAGTGGATCCCAAGCAAAAATTTTGGTTTTCATGGCTTTCCGATTTCAATATTTAATCATGGTAGCTTGCAGCCTCATTGTCTTTGCTGCTGAGCTGCTTCACGTTAAGGTTTCTACAGTTATTTCGCGTCACAGGTTGAAGGCTCACAGACATAGGAGACAATGA